The Sesamum indicum cultivar Zhongzhi No. 13 linkage group LG2, S_indicum_v1.0, whole genome shotgun sequence genome contains a region encoding:
- the LOC105155181 gene encoding mediator-associated protein 2 isoform X2, with amino-acid sequence MDVSAQTDYQPPPGFVEDKRDPLIDFNLTDSTELWLIQWPINHPPDFDGQHVSLNLKNDGCLGTLEGSSGKSYEVVSFKSQGPEATVFLSSASEAKIAGKISRRVSLIHYPEPSELQKRNNLNSSQSQRSSAATSTMSGRRFATPTRSIRPKNSQAMSGYSTPSSRNKSSVSGPAEPPKPPKRKRVDEQNRSMEHSIQDSGKGNSAVTSTGSLGHSEERKSKKKKKLES; translated from the exons ATGGATGTTTCGGCCCAGACAGATTACCAGCCGCCACCGGGATTTGTGGAGGATAAAAGGGATCCACTCATTGACTTCAACTTAACAGACTCGACTGAGCTATGGCTTATTCAATGGCCTATTAATCAT cCTCCTGATTTTGATGGGCAACATGTGTCGCTGAACCTTAAGAATGATGGATGTCTGGGCACCTTAGAGGGTTCTTCTG GAAAATCATATGAAGTGGTAAGTTTCAAGTCCCAAGGTCCGGAGGCTACCGTTTTTCTATCTTCAGCATCAGAGGCTAAAATTG CTGGGAAGATTTCTAGGCGTGTTTCGTTGATCCATTACCCAGAGCCTAGTGAACTTCAGAAACGCAATAACCTTAACTCGAGTCAGTCTCAACGGTCCTCAGCTGCTACTTCAACCATGTCTGGTCGTCGTTTTGCAACTCCCACCCGTAGTATTAGACCTAAAAATTCTCAGGCAATGAGTGGTTACTCCACACCAAGCAGCAGAAACAAGAGTTCTGTGTCTGGACCTGCGGAGCCTCCGAAGCCGCCAAAGAGAAAACGTGTGGACGAGCAGAATAGATCCATGGAACATTCTATCCAGGACTCAGGAAAGGGAAATAGCGCTGTAACCTCTACTGGGTCCTTGGGACACTCTgaggaaagaaaatcaaagaagaaaaagaaacttgaaaGCTGA
- the LOC105155218 gene encoding proteasome subunit beta type-3-A, translating into MSIFEYNGSALVAMVGKNCFAIASDRRLGVQLQTIATDFQKIYKIHDKLFIGLAGLATDAQTLYQRLVFRHKLYQLREERDMKPETFASLVSALLYEKRFGPYFCQPVIAGLGDEDKPFICTMDSIGAKELAKDFVVAGTASESLYGACESMFKPDMEAEELFETISQALLSSVDRDCLSGWGGHVYLVTPTEVTERILKGRMD; encoded by the exons ATGTCG ATCTTTGAGTATAATGGAAGTGCTCTGGTGGCAATGGTGGGAAAGAATTGCTTCGCCATCGCCAGCGACCGGCGCCTTGGTGTGCAGCTGCAGACTATCGCGACTGACTTTCAGAAGATTTATAAAATCCACGATAAACTCTTCATCGGTCTCGCTGGCCTCGCTACCGATGCACAAACGCT GTATCAGAGGCTTGTTTTCCGCCACAAGTTATATCAGCTACGAGAAGAGAGGGATATGAAGCCAGAAACATTTGCTAGCCTTGTGTCTGCTCTTCTCTATGAGAAAAG GTTTGGTCCATACTTTTGCCAACCTGTTATTGCTGGATTGGGCGATGAAGACAAACCCTTCATATGCACTATGGATTCCATTGGGGCTAA GGAACTTGCCAAAGATTTTGTTGTTGCTGGAACGGCCTCAGAGTCACTCTATGGTGCCTGTGAATCAATGTTCAAGCCTGACATG GAAGCTGAGGAGTTGTTCGAAACCATCTCACAAGCTCTGCTATCTTCCGTAGACCGTGATTGTTTGAGTGGCTGGGGAGGGCATGTTTACCTTGT CACACCAACTGAAGTTACAGAAAGAATCCTAAAGGGAAGGATGGATTGA
- the LOC105155229 gene encoding uncharacterized protein LOC105155229 isoform X1 produces the protein MGNAVGSFFSGFAQVVGNNLGHPLDFLSGKSCNSVCGSTWDILCYIENFCVAHLLKLGMVATLSYFDTIIPTTTNKIRANCLTIDRLSTCTPECVLCVCL, from the exons ATGGGGAATGCGGTTGGCTCGTTTTTCTCTGGATTTGCTCAAGTTGTTGGCAACAATCTCGGCCATCCTCTTGATTTCCTCTCTGGAAAATCTTGCAA CTCGGTATGTGGTTCAACATGGGATATCCTCTGTTACATCGAGAACTTCTGTGTCGCGCATTTGCTCAAGTTGGGCATGGTGGCAACCTTGTCTTATTTTG ATACCATTATTCCAACTACAACCAACAAAATTCGTGCAAATTGTTTGACAATTGACAGATTATCAACTTGCACGCCCGAGTGTGTTTTGTGTGTCTGtttgtga
- the LOC105155229 gene encoding uncharacterized protein LOC105155229 isoform X3 has product MGNAVGSFFSGFAQVVGNNLGHPLDFLSGKSCNSVCGSTWDILCYIENFCVAHLLKLGMVATLSYFVWVEKLRLLLLELEKHVNLCL; this is encoded by the exons ATGGGGAATGCGGTTGGCTCGTTTTTCTCTGGATTTGCTCAAGTTGTTGGCAACAATCTCGGCCATCCTCTTGATTTCCTCTCTGGAAAATCTTGCAA CTCGGTATGTGGTTCAACATGGGATATCCTCTGTTACATCGAGAACTTCTGTGTCGCGCATTTGCTCAAGTTGGGCATGGTGGCAACCTTGTCTTATTTTG TGTGGGTTGAAAAGTTGCGGCTGCTGCTTTTGGAATTGGAGAAACATGTGAATTTGTGTCTGTGA
- the LOC105155229 gene encoding uncharacterized protein LOC105155229 isoform X2, giving the protein MGNAVGSFFSGFAQVVGNNLGHPLDFLSGKSCNSVCGSTWDILCYIENFCVAHLLKLGMVATLSYFGENAGGERETSKSLLPLVMKTVN; this is encoded by the exons ATGGGGAATGCGGTTGGCTCGTTTTTCTCTGGATTTGCTCAAGTTGTTGGCAACAATCTCGGCCATCCTCTTGATTTCCTCTCTGGAAAATCTTGCAA CTCGGTATGTGGTTCAACATGGGATATCCTCTGTTACATCGAGAACTTCTGTGTCGCGCATTTGCTCAAGTTGGGCATGGTGGCAACCTTGTCTTATTTTG GAGAAAACGCAGGAGGAGAAAGAGAGACCTCAAAGAGTTTGCTGCCACTAGTGATGAAAACTGTGAATTAG
- the LOC105155198 gene encoding N-glycosylase/DNA lyase OGG1 isoform X2, protein MQMQSPRSPLSMKRAKSRLPPTPSTPPTPQQRQSFSKLLVPISKKRRNILQNPQPRLAAAVDAIKWKRLNIDKSELYLPLTFPTGQTFRWKETGPLQYTGPIGPHLVSLKQLEDNGVAYHFHFTRNEDIARIDLFDFLNMGISLNEMWNEFKASDERFAELALYLEGARVLRQDPLECLIQFICSSNNNIQRITKMVDFISSKGNFLGNVGGYDFFEFPTLERLAVVTESELREAGFGYRAKYIVGTVAALKSKPGGGVEWLACLRKLDLQGAIDGLSSLPGVGPKVAACIALFSLDQHHAIPVDTHVWQIATRYLIPELAGTRLTPSICNRVADAFVSKYGKYAGWAQTLLFISELPSQKAILPSSFWNTEEKGSAKLQMEIQAIQETKKRPVNKRKMTGK, encoded by the exons ATGCAGATGCAGTCACCGAGATCACCTCTAAGCATGAAGAGAGCAAAATCACGCTTGCCTCCAACTCCATCGACCCCTCCGACGCCACAACAGCGACAATCCTTCAGCAAACTCCTCGTGCCCATCTCCAAGAAACGCCGCAACATTTTACAAAATCCCCAACCACGCCTCGCCGCCGCCGTCGATGCCATCAAATGGAAACGCCTTAATATTGACAAGTCTGAGCTCTATTTGCCGCTCACTTTCCCGACTGGACAGACTTTCAGGTGGAAAGAAACTGGCCCTTTGCAATATACTGGCCCCATTGGGCCACACCTCGTCTCACTCAAACAACTTGAGGACAACGGTGTAGCGTACCATTTTCATTTCACGCGCAACGAGGATATTGCTAGAATCGATCTTTTTGATTTTCTGAACATGGGTATTTCGTTAAATGAGATGTGGAACGAGTTTAAGGCTTCTGATGAGAGGTTTGCTGAGCTAGCATTGTATTTGGAGGGCGCTAGGGTTTTGAGGCAGGATCCATTGGAGTGCTTGATTCAATTTATTTGCtcatctaataataatatacagaGGATTACTAAGATGGTGGACTTTATCTCGTCCAAGGGGAACTTTTTAGGTAATGTGGGTggatatgatttttttgagTTCCCGACTCTGGAAAGGTTGGCAGTGGTGACGGAATCCGAGCTCAGGGAAGCTGGCTTTGGATACAG GGCTAAATATATTGTTGGGACTGTGGCAGCTTTGAAATCAAAGCCTGGAGGAGGTGTGGAATGGCTTGCTTGTCTTCGTAAATTAGATCTTCAAGGAGCAATTGATGGTTTATCTAGTTTGCCTGGTGTTGGTCCGAAGGTGGCTGCATGCATTGCTCTCTTCTCTTTAGATCAACATCATGCCATTCCTGTTGATACTCACGTGTGGCAG ATCGCAACCAGGTATCTCATCCCTGAACTGGCGGGCACTCGCTTGACACCTAGTATTTGCAATCGTGTGGCCGATGCTTTTGTGAGCAAATACGGGAAGTATGCTGGATGGGCCCAAACTCTGCTTTTCATTTCTGAACTGCCCTCGCAGAAAGCAATCTTGCCGTCAAGCTTCTGGAATACTGAGGAAAAAGGCTCAGCCAAGCTTCAAATGGAAATTCAGGCAatacaagaaacaaagaaacgTCCagtcaataaaagaaaaatgactggtaaatga
- the LOC105155210 gene encoding beta-galactosidase 16 — MVVGRWWWFGLVVVATAVGGGDVTYDGKSLIVDGQRKLLFSGSIHYPRSTPHMWPSLISKAKAGGLDAIDTYVFWNLHEPQPGQYDFSGRRDIVRFIKEVEAQGLYVCLRIGPFIESEWSYGGLPFWLHDVPDIVFRSDNEPFKFYMQNFTTKIVDMMKSERLYASQGGPILLSQIENEYQNVEKAFHDKGPPYVHWAAAMAVGLETGVPWVMCKQDDAPDPVINACNGMRCGETFVGPNSPNKPAIWTENWTHFYDIYGNKTKIRSAQDIAYQVALFIVKMNGSYINYYMYHGGTNFGRMASSFVITSYYDQAPLDEYGLTRQPKWGHLKELHAAVKLCSDTLLYGQQSNFSLGALQEAYVYSRDNRECAAFLFNMDKVNDAEVQFLNRTFQLPAKSISILPDCTNVAFNTAKVSTQMSTRSTQKAVGLDSPEIWKEWNEAIPAFDDSLLRSDSLLEQMNTTKDASDYLWYTTSYQQSEDSQSVITVNSRGHVLHTFVNGALVGSAHGAFRNQSFTLETTVPLNSGLNNISLLSNMVGLPDSGAFLERRAAGLHTVTIQENQVVKNLTNYSWGYQVGLLGERLQFHTEEGSSHAQWLNFNSSSQPLTWYKSKFDAPGGNDPVALNLGSMGKGEAWINGESIGRYWISFHTPDGSPSQIWYHIPRSFLKPTDNLLVLFEEEIGNPLGISVDIVSISKVCGHVSDSNPPPVVSWRREMPSHNKHHGRRPKVQLRCPSERNISKILFASFGSPSGDCKSYAVGSCHSTNSMAVVEKACLGKKMCSIPWSNKKFGGDPCPGIPKRLLIEAECQ, encoded by the exons ATGGTGGTGgggcggtggtggtggtttgGGTTGGTGGTGGTAGCGACGGCGGTAGGTGGTGGCGATGTAACCTATGATGGAAAGTCGCTCATTGTTGATGGGCAACGGAAGCTTCTCTTCTCTGGTTCAATTCATTATCCAAGAAGCACTCCTCAt ATGTGGCCGTCTCTGATTTCGAAAGCCAAAGCAGGGGGACTGGACGCCATCGATACCTATGTGTTCTGGAACCTTCACGAGCCTCAACCAGGCCAG tATGATTTCAGTGGAAGACGTGATATAGTGAGATTTATAAAGGAAGTGGAAGCACAAGGTCTCTATGTCTGCCTTCGGATTGGTCCCTTCATTGAGAGTGAATGGTCCTATGG AGGGCTTCCCTTCTGGCTGCACGACGTCCCGGACATTGTATTTCGATCCGACAACGAGCCATTTAAG TTTTACATGCAAAATTTTACGACGAAAATAGTAGACATGATGAAGTCTGAGAGATTATATGCTTCACAAGGAGGTCCTATTCTACTGTCTCAG ATTGAGAATGAGTACCAAAATGTAGAAAAGGCGTTCCACGATAAAGGCCCACCGTATGTCCATTGGGCTGCAGCGATGGCTGTGGGCCTTGAGACCGGTGTGCCGTGGGTCATGTGCAAGCAAGATGATGCTCCGGATCCTGTG ATCAATGCATGCAATGGGATGAGATGTGGAGAAACATTTGTAGGACCAAATTCACCAAATAAGCCGGCAATTTGGACAGAAAACTGGACACACTT CTATGACATATACggcaataaaacaaaaatcagaTCAGCTCAGGACATTGCATATCAGGTTGCTCTGTTCATTGTAAAGATGAACGGCAGCTACATAAACTACTACATG TATCATGGAGGAACTAATTTTGGCAGGATGGCCTCTTCGTTTGTGATAACCAGTTATTATGATCAAGCTCCACTGGATGAGTATG GTTTGACCCGGCAGCCAAAATGGGGTCATCTCAAGGAGTTGCATGCAGCAGTAAAGCTGTGCTCAGATACCCTACTATATGGACAACAATCAAATTTCTCTCTGGGTGCACTGCAAGAA GCATATGTATATTCTAGAGATAACAGAGAATGTGCAGCATTTCTCTTTAACATGGACAAGGTGAATGATGCAGAGGTCCAATTTCTGAATAGAACATTTCAACTTCCTGCTAAATCAATTAGCATCTTGCCTGACTGCACAAACGTGGCATTCAACACGGCCAAG GTAAGCACCCAAATGAGTACAAGATCAACGCAAAAAGCTGTGGGGTTGGACTCACCAGAGATATGGAAAGAATGGAATGAAGCTATTCCAGCATTTGATGATAGTTTGTTGAGATCAGATTCACTGTTAGAGCAGATGAACACTACAAAAGATGCATCTGATTATCTATGGTACACTACCAG CTATCAGCAATCCGAGGACTCACAATCTGTGATCACTGTAAACTCTCGCGGCCATGTATTACACACATTCGTCAATGGAGCGCTCGTTG GTTCTGCACATGGGGCCTTTAGAAACCAAAGTTTCACTCTGGAAACCACTGTTCCTTTAAACAGTGGACTGAACAATATCTCCTTGCTGAGCAATATGGTTGGGCTACCG GATTCAGGGGCATTTTTGGAGCGAAGAGCTGCTGGATTGCACACTGTGAccattcaagaaaatcaagtcGTCAAAAATTTGACCAACTATTCATGGGGATATCAG GTTGGATTACTAGGAGAGAGGTTACAGTTTCACACAGAAGAAGGATCAAGCCATGCACAAtggttgaattttaactcCTCTTCTCAGCCACTTACATGGTATAAG tccaaatttgaTGCACCTGGGGGTAATGATCCTGTTGCGCTAAATCTTGGCTCTATGGGAAAAGGTGAAGCATGGATTAATGGTGAAAGTATTGGCCGGTATTGGATCTCCTTTCATACACCAGATGGCTCTCCTTCACAAATATG GTATCATATACCAAGATCCTTCCTCAAACCTACAGATAACCTGTTAGTATTgtttgaagaagaaattggCAATCCTCTTGGCATATCAGTAGACATTGTTTCAATATCAAAAGTATGCGGACATGTGTCAGATTCTAATCCACCTCCAGTAGTTTCATGGAGAAGAGAAATGCCAAGCCATAATAAGCACCATGGAAGAAGACCTAAAGTTCAGCTTCGTTGTCCTTCAGAAAGAAATAtctcaaaaattttatttgcaaGTTTTGGAAGCCCTTCAGGTGATTGCAAAAGTTATGCTGTTGGGAGCTGTCACTCAACCAATTCCATGGCTGTCGTGGAGAAA GCTTGTCTAGGAAAGAAGATGTGTTCAATTCCTTggtcaaacaaaaaatttggagGTGACCCATGTCCAGGAATTCCAAAAAGATTGCTGATTGAGGCTGAATGCCAATGA
- the LOC105155198 gene encoding N-glycosylase/DNA lyase OGG1 isoform X1 — translation MQMQSPRSPLSMKRAKSRLPPTPSTPPTPQQRQSFSKLLVPISKKRRNILQNPQPRLAAAVDAIKWKRLNIDKSELYLPLTFPTGQTFRWKETGPLQYTGPIGPHLVSLKQLEDNGVAYHFHFTRNEDIARIDLFDFLNMGISLNEMWNEFKASDERFAELALYLEGARVLRQDPLECLIQFICSSNNNIQRITKMVDFISSKGNFLGNVGGYDFFEFPTLERLAVVTESELREAGFGYRAKYIVGTVAALKSKPGGGVEWLACLRKLDLQGAIDGLSSLPGVGPKVAACIALFSLDQHHAIPVDTHVWQIATRYLIPELAGTRLTPSICNRVADAFVSKYGKYAGWAQTLLFISELPSQKAILPSSFWNTEEKGSAKLQMEIQAIQETKKRPVNKRKMTGVFEQQ, via the exons ATGCAGATGCAGTCACCGAGATCACCTCTAAGCATGAAGAGAGCAAAATCACGCTTGCCTCCAACTCCATCGACCCCTCCGACGCCACAACAGCGACAATCCTTCAGCAAACTCCTCGTGCCCATCTCCAAGAAACGCCGCAACATTTTACAAAATCCCCAACCACGCCTCGCCGCCGCCGTCGATGCCATCAAATGGAAACGCCTTAATATTGACAAGTCTGAGCTCTATTTGCCGCTCACTTTCCCGACTGGACAGACTTTCAGGTGGAAAGAAACTGGCCCTTTGCAATATACTGGCCCCATTGGGCCACACCTCGTCTCACTCAAACAACTTGAGGACAACGGTGTAGCGTACCATTTTCATTTCACGCGCAACGAGGATATTGCTAGAATCGATCTTTTTGATTTTCTGAACATGGGTATTTCGTTAAATGAGATGTGGAACGAGTTTAAGGCTTCTGATGAGAGGTTTGCTGAGCTAGCATTGTATTTGGAGGGCGCTAGGGTTTTGAGGCAGGATCCATTGGAGTGCTTGATTCAATTTATTTGCtcatctaataataatatacagaGGATTACTAAGATGGTGGACTTTATCTCGTCCAAGGGGAACTTTTTAGGTAATGTGGGTggatatgatttttttgagTTCCCGACTCTGGAAAGGTTGGCAGTGGTGACGGAATCCGAGCTCAGGGAAGCTGGCTTTGGATACAG GGCTAAATATATTGTTGGGACTGTGGCAGCTTTGAAATCAAAGCCTGGAGGAGGTGTGGAATGGCTTGCTTGTCTTCGTAAATTAGATCTTCAAGGAGCAATTGATGGTTTATCTAGTTTGCCTGGTGTTGGTCCGAAGGTGGCTGCATGCATTGCTCTCTTCTCTTTAGATCAACATCATGCCATTCCTGTTGATACTCACGTGTGGCAG ATCGCAACCAGGTATCTCATCCCTGAACTGGCGGGCACTCGCTTGACACCTAGTATTTGCAATCGTGTGGCCGATGCTTTTGTGAGCAAATACGGGAAGTATGCTGGATGGGCCCAAACTCTGCTTTTCATTTCTGAACTGCCCTCGCAGAAAGCAATCTTGCCGTCAAGCTTCTGGAATACTGAGGAAAAAGGCTCAGCCAAGCTTCAAATGGAAATTCAGGCAatacaagaaacaaagaaacgTCCagtcaataaaagaaaaatgactg GAGTATTTGAGCAACAATGA
- the LOC105155181 gene encoding mediator-associated protein 2 isoform X1, with the protein MPLIMDVSAQTDYQPPPGFVEDKRDPLIDFNLTDSTELWLIQWPINHPPDFDGQHVSLNLKNDGCLGTLEGSSGKSYEVVSFKSQGPEATVFLSSASEAKIAGKISRRVSLIHYPEPSELQKRNNLNSSQSQRSSAATSTMSGRRFATPTRSIRPKNSQAMSGYSTPSSRNKSSVSGPAEPPKPPKRKRVDEQNRSMEHSIQDSGKGNSAVTSTGSLGHSEERKSKKKKKLES; encoded by the exons ATGCCTCTT ATAATGGATGTTTCGGCCCAGACAGATTACCAGCCGCCACCGGGATTTGTGGAGGATAAAAGGGATCCACTCATTGACTTCAACTTAACAGACTCGACTGAGCTATGGCTTATTCAATGGCCTATTAATCAT cCTCCTGATTTTGATGGGCAACATGTGTCGCTGAACCTTAAGAATGATGGATGTCTGGGCACCTTAGAGGGTTCTTCTG GAAAATCATATGAAGTGGTAAGTTTCAAGTCCCAAGGTCCGGAGGCTACCGTTTTTCTATCTTCAGCATCAGAGGCTAAAATTG CTGGGAAGATTTCTAGGCGTGTTTCGTTGATCCATTACCCAGAGCCTAGTGAACTTCAGAAACGCAATAACCTTAACTCGAGTCAGTCTCAACGGTCCTCAGCTGCTACTTCAACCATGTCTGGTCGTCGTTTTGCAACTCCCACCCGTAGTATTAGACCTAAAAATTCTCAGGCAATGAGTGGTTACTCCACACCAAGCAGCAGAAACAAGAGTTCTGTGTCTGGACCTGCGGAGCCTCCGAAGCCGCCAAAGAGAAAACGTGTGGACGAGCAGAATAGATCCATGGAACATTCTATCCAGGACTCAGGAAAGGGAAATAGCGCTGTAACCTCTACTGGGTCCTTGGGACACTCTgaggaaagaaaatcaaagaagaaaaagaaacttgaaaGCTGA